A single region of the Vicia villosa cultivar HV-30 ecotype Madison, WI linkage group LG4, Vvil1.0, whole genome shotgun sequence genome encodes:
- the LOC131599900 gene encoding probable F-box protein At4g22030, translating into MASILQSSVITCFSLPSSKRVINAVIHLPKLPNISLPPTKIQTSIKQLLDHQQLILEKNNNNNNSNTQILHDQQQQKYSNATIQLYAVLEAVSDRIEMHRNVGEQRNNWNTLLLNSINMITLTATTMSGIAAVTSGEGAPLLALKLSSALLFAAATGLLLIMNKIQPSQLTEEQRNATRLFKQLQTQIQTTIKIGNPCEEDVKVAMDKVLALDKAYPLPLLGAMLEKFPEKFEPAVWWPSRKGKSQNKKMGKMNNGWSEELEMEMREVVEVIKRKDAKDYDRLGNIALKINKSLAIAGPLLTGIAAIGSSFIGNGSSLAAFVPLLAGSLAAAVNTFEHGGQVGMVFEMYRTSGGFFKLLESSIESTLGEKDLEKRENGELFEMKMALKLGRSISELRELASKSASYRMEGVSEIDEFASKIF; encoded by the coding sequence ATGGCTTCAATATTACAATCTTCAGTTATAACTTGTTTTTCTTTACCATCTTCAAAGAGAGTTATTAATGCAGTTATCCATCTTCCCAAACTCCCAAATATTTCATTGCCACCAACAAAGATTCAAACCAGCATAAAACAACTACTTGATCATCAACAATTAATACTTGaaaaaaacaataacaacaacaacagcaacacaCAAATATTACATGATCAACAACAGCAGAAATATTCTAACGCCACAATTCAACTCTATGCAGTCTTAGAAGCTGTATCCGACAGAATTGAAATGCATCGAAACGTTGGCGAGCAACGTAACAACTGGAACACTCTTCTGTTAAACTCAATAAACATGATAACTTTAACTGCTACAACCATGTCTGGTATTGCTGCTGTCACAAGTGGGGAAGGTGCACCACTTTTGGCTCTCAAATTATCTTCTGCTCTTTTATTTGCAGCTGCAACTGGATTATTACTTATCATGAACAAAATCCAACCCTCTCAACTCACAGAGGAACAAAGAAATGCTACAAGACTATTCAAACAACTTCAGACACAAATCCAAACAACAATTAAAATAGGAAACCCTTGTGAAGAAGATGTGAAGGTTGCAATGGACAAAGTTTTGGCACTTGACAAAGCATATCCACTTCCCTTATTAGGAGCAATGCTTGAAAAGTTCCCTGAGAAATTTGAGCCTGCAGTTTGGTGGCCTTCCAGAAAAGGAAAATCACAAAACAAGAAAATGGGGAAAATGAATAATGGATGGAGTGAAGAATTAGAAATGGAAATGAGGGAAGTTGTTGAAGTGATAAAGAGAAAAGATGCTAAAGATTATGACAGACTTGGAAACATAGCATTGAAGATAAACAAGAGTTTGGCAATTGCAGGACCATTACTCACAGGAATTGCAGCTATTGGATCTTCATTCATAGGCAATGGTAGTTCTTTGGCTGCTTTTGTTCCACTTTTGGCAGGTTCATTGGCTGCTGCAGTTAATACTTTTGAGCATGGTGGACAAGTTGGGATGGTATTTGAAATGTACAGAACTTCTGGTGGCTTCTTCAAGTTGTTAGAAAGCTCAATCGAATCAACATTGGGAGAGAAAGATTTAGAGAAAAGAGAAAATGGAGAGTTGTTTGAAATGAAAATGGCTCTGAAGTTGGGAAGAAGTATATCAGAACTGAGAGAACTTGCCTCAAAATCAGCTTCCTATAGAATGGAAGGTGTTTCTGAAATAGATGAATTTGCCAGCAAAATATTCTAG